In Streptomyces sp. NBC_00483, a single window of DNA contains:
- a CDS encoding mandelate racemase/muconate lactonizing enzyme family protein — protein MKITDITLDHLRLELDPPFRAAWDPDPRRHFDATIVRVHTDEGVTGIGSGDTMDGFDAFRHLFIGQDPLHISRHVKAIETANFHGGHYWPLEAALWDIVGKVHGRPVSELFGNATKRLPAYASSGELKSPEERVATALKVREAGFKAMKIRIDRNRVGEGIAAVRAVREELGEDFGIMVDLNQSWRMAGDTADATDLARTRKTVARLAELDVFWVEEPLPYADLEGFKRLRAENPGVRIAAGEMHHSTTELLRYLEEDALDIYQMDVVLAVGMHRARTLAEVAQLKHRHFTPHSWTNGIGVLANVHVSAGVGGGPYFEFPFDPPGWTPERRDFMLAEPVRVDADGCVRVPDAPGLGVELDEDAVERWRVG, from the coding sequence ATGAAGATCACCGACATCACGCTCGATCACCTGCGGCTCGAACTCGACCCGCCGTTCCGCGCGGCCTGGGACCCGGACCCGCGGCGGCACTTCGACGCGACCATCGTGCGGGTGCACACCGACGAGGGTGTGACCGGGATCGGCTCGGGTGACACCATGGACGGCTTCGACGCCTTCCGGCACCTCTTCATCGGCCAGGACCCGCTGCACATCTCCCGGCACGTGAAGGCGATCGAGACGGCGAACTTCCACGGCGGCCACTACTGGCCGCTCGAAGCCGCCCTGTGGGACATCGTCGGCAAGGTGCACGGCCGGCCCGTGTCCGAGCTGTTCGGCAATGCCACCAAGCGCCTGCCCGCCTATGCCTCGTCGGGGGAGCTGAAGTCTCCGGAGGAGCGCGTGGCCACCGCCCTGAAGGTGCGTGAGGCCGGCTTCAAGGCGATGAAGATACGGATCGACCGCAACCGGGTCGGCGAGGGCATCGCGGCCGTACGCGCGGTGCGCGAGGAGCTGGGCGAGGACTTCGGCATCATGGTCGACCTCAACCAGTCCTGGCGAATGGCCGGCGACACGGCGGACGCGACCGACCTCGCACGCACCCGCAAGACCGTCGCGCGCCTCGCCGAGCTGGACGTGTTCTGGGTCGAGGAACCGCTGCCGTACGCGGATCTCGAAGGCTTCAAGCGGCTGCGTGCGGAGAACCCGGGCGTGCGCATCGCGGCGGGGGAGATGCACCACTCGACCACCGAACTGCTCCGCTACCTCGAAGAGGACGCGCTGGACATCTACCAGATGGACGTCGTCCTGGCCGTCGGCATGCACCGCGCACGCACTCTGGCCGAGGTGGCCCAGCTCAAGCACCGCCACTTCACCCCGCACAGCTGGACCAACGGCATCGGTGTCCTGGCGAACGTGCATGTCTCGGCAGGTGTCGGCGGCGGCCCCTACTTCGAGTTCCCCTTCGACCCGCCGGGCTGGACCCCCGAGCGCCGCGACTTCATGCTCGCCGAGCCGGTGCGGGTGGACGCGGACGGGTGTGTGCGGGTGCCGGATGCGCCCGGGCTCGGTGTCGAGCTGGACGAGGACGCGGTGGAGCGGTGGCGGGTCGGCTAA
- a CDS encoding carbon-nitrogen hydrolase family protein, protein MLIALSQLTTGPDPAKNLDLIEEQARRAADAGARVVVLPEAAMACFGTPLTPLAEPLDGPWANRLRAIAEAAGIVVVAGMFTPADDGRVTNTLLATGPGVEETYDKIHLYDAFGFAESDTVAPGTRVVTIDVDGVRLGLATCYDVRFPELFRAHADAGAVATLLPASWGAGPGKREQWELLVRARALDATVWVAAVGQADPAASGIDVSGTAPTGIGHSMLVGPDGTVRESLGAEPGLIVVELDVAEVDRVRGKISVLANRRLGRDDAVITYPK, encoded by the coding sequence ATGCTCATCGCCCTGAGCCAGCTCACCACCGGGCCCGACCCGGCCAAGAACCTCGACCTCATCGAGGAGCAGGCCCGGCGCGCGGCCGACGCTGGCGCCCGCGTCGTCGTCCTCCCCGAAGCGGCGATGGCCTGCTTCGGCACACCGCTCACCCCGCTCGCCGAGCCGCTCGACGGCCCGTGGGCGAACCGGCTGCGGGCCATCGCCGAGGCGGCCGGCATCGTCGTCGTCGCCGGGATGTTCACCCCGGCCGACGACGGGCGGGTGACCAACACTCTGCTCGCGACAGGCCCGGGCGTCGAGGAGACCTACGACAAGATCCACCTCTACGACGCCTTCGGCTTCGCGGAGTCCGACACCGTCGCGCCCGGAACGCGGGTGGTCACCATCGACGTCGACGGCGTCCGCCTGGGTCTCGCGACCTGCTACGACGTGCGCTTCCCCGAACTCTTCCGGGCCCACGCCGACGCGGGCGCCGTCGCCACGCTGCTCCCGGCGTCCTGGGGCGCGGGCCCCGGCAAGCGCGAGCAGTGGGAACTCCTCGTACGTGCCCGGGCCTTGGACGCCACTGTCTGGGTTGCCGCGGTGGGCCAGGCGGACCCGGCGGCGAGCGGCATCGACGTCAGTGGCACGGCCCCGACGGGCATCGGGCACAGCATGCTGGTCGGCCCGGACGGCACCGTGCGGGAGAGCCTCGGCGCCGAACCCGGCCTGATCGTCGTGGAGTTGGACGTCGCCGAGGTCGACCGGGTGCGCGGGAAGATCTCCGTGCTGGCCAACCGCAGGCTCGGGCGCGACGACGCGGTGATCACCTACCCGAAGTGA
- a CDS encoding GntR family transcriptional regulator codes for MATSGREKAYAYLKGTVLTDPEMQGEFLSEQEIADRIGVSRTPIREALLLLAAEDLVEMVPRRGARVSRLTGRQITELMELRGMVERYAAEQVIKADRVPLEELGELLERQRGLSGPDDAKEFIAIDHRFHATIVQAVGNGLLDRHYDGLRSRQVRAGVVALYNQSGRQKSVIDEHKVILDALAAGDTDAVGAAIDSHLESTLKVLLAG; via the coding sequence ATGGCGACGTCCGGTCGGGAGAAGGCGTACGCCTACCTCAAGGGGACGGTGCTCACCGATCCGGAGATGCAGGGCGAGTTCCTGTCCGAGCAGGAGATCGCCGACCGCATCGGCGTCTCCCGCACCCCCATCCGCGAGGCCCTGCTGCTGCTCGCCGCCGAGGATCTGGTCGAGATGGTGCCCCGGCGCGGCGCGCGCGTCTCCCGGCTGACCGGGCGGCAGATCACGGAGCTGATGGAACTGCGCGGCATGGTGGAACGGTACGCGGCGGAGCAAGTCATCAAGGCGGACCGGGTGCCGCTGGAGGAACTGGGCGAACTCCTTGAGCGGCAGCGCGGGTTGAGCGGGCCCGACGACGCCAAGGAGTTCATCGCCATCGACCACCGCTTCCACGCGACGATCGTCCAGGCCGTGGGCAACGGCCTGCTGGACCGCCACTACGACGGGCTGCGCAGCCGCCAAGTGCGCGCGGGTGTCGTGGCGTTGTACAACCAGAGCGGTCGGCAGAAGTCGGTCATCGACGAGCACAAGGTGATCCTGGACGCGCTCGCCGCGGGTGACACGGACGCGGTGGGCGCGGCGATCGACAGCCACTTGGAGTCGACGCTGAAGGTACTTCTGGCGGGGTGA
- a CDS encoding alpha/beta fold hydrolase produces MSSTVHHRTATINGLDVFYREAGDPKAPAVVLLHGFPTSSHMFRNLIPALADRYHVIAPDHIGFGQSAMPALRDFPYTFGALADVTSGLLQHLGIDRFAIYVQDYGAPIGWRLALKDPERITAVITQNGNAYEEGFVRPFWDGLFAYAAAPGPDTEAPVRAALTSEAVRWQYVTGVADPSVVSPDNWVHDQALLDRPGNAEIQLKLFREYPTNVDLYPAVHQYFRDSQVPLLAVWGAGDEIFGPDGARAFGRDLPDAEIHLLDAGHFALESHIEEVTEHIREFLARVLA; encoded by the coding sequence ATGTCTTCCACGGTCCACCACCGCACCGCCACCATCAACGGTCTCGACGTCTTCTACCGGGAGGCCGGTGATCCGAAGGCGCCCGCCGTCGTGCTCCTGCACGGCTTCCCGACCAGTTCGCACATGTTCCGCAACCTGATCCCGGCGCTCGCCGACCGCTATCACGTGATCGCACCCGACCACATCGGGTTCGGGCAGTCCGCGATGCCCGCGCTGCGGGACTTCCCGTACACCTTCGGGGCGCTCGCCGACGTCACGTCCGGGCTGCTCCAGCACTTGGGTATCGACAGGTTCGCGATCTACGTGCAGGACTACGGCGCCCCGATCGGCTGGCGGCTCGCCCTGAAGGACCCGGAGCGGATCACCGCGGTCATCACGCAGAACGGCAACGCCTACGAGGAGGGCTTCGTCCGGCCGTTCTGGGACGGTCTTTTCGCCTACGCCGCGGCGCCGGGGCCGGACACCGAAGCGCCGGTGCGTGCCGCCCTGACGTCGGAGGCCGTCCGCTGGCAGTACGTGACCGGGGTGGCGGATCCGAGCGTGGTCAGCCCCGACAACTGGGTCCACGACCAAGCACTCCTGGACCGCCCCGGCAACGCCGAGATCCAGCTCAAGCTCTTTCGCGAGTACCCCACCAACGTGGACCTCTATCCGGCCGTCCACCAGTACTTCCGCGACTCCCAGGTCCCGCTGCTCGCGGTCTGGGGCGCGGGCGACGAGATCTTCGGGCCCGACGGCGCCAGGGCGTTCGGCCGTGACCTGCCGGACGCCGAGATCCATCTGCTCGACGCCGGACACTTCGCCCTGGAGAGCCACATCGAGGAAGTCACGGAGCACATCCGTGAGTTCCTCGCCCGGGTCCTGGCCTGA
- a CDS encoding response regulator transcription factor — MNAADGCTNAPKVLVVDDEPEVRYAVEDGLAVEGYEVRGAEDGLAALSALAAWEPDAMVLDVMLPGVDGLAVCRRLRALGDRTPVLVLTALGSVSERVDGLEAGADDYLVKPFALDELVARIRALLRRSAAPEESSTTLGFADLVVDPASRSGRRGTRVIEFSRTEFSLLELLLRHPGQVLPRETIMERVWGRDFGPDSNSLAVYVGYLRRKLEADGEPRLVHTAHGVGYRLDLA, encoded by the coding sequence ATGAACGCGGCCGACGGGTGCACGAACGCACCGAAGGTTCTGGTGGTGGACGACGAGCCGGAGGTGCGGTACGCCGTCGAGGACGGACTCGCGGTCGAAGGCTATGAGGTGCGCGGGGCGGAGGACGGCCTCGCGGCGCTTTCCGCCCTCGCCGCCTGGGAGCCGGACGCCATGGTGCTCGACGTCATGCTCCCTGGCGTGGACGGCCTCGCGGTCTGCCGCCGCCTGCGGGCGCTCGGCGATCGCACGCCGGTCCTGGTGCTCACGGCGCTGGGCTCGGTGAGCGAGCGGGTGGACGGCCTGGAGGCGGGGGCCGACGACTACCTGGTCAAACCGTTCGCCCTTGACGAGCTGGTGGCACGGATCCGGGCCCTGCTGCGTCGCAGCGCCGCGCCCGAGGAGTCGTCGACGACGCTGGGCTTCGCCGACCTCGTCGTCGACCCGGCCAGCCGGAGCGGGCGGCGCGGCACACGTGTCATCGAGTTCAGCCGCACCGAGTTCTCCCTCCTCGAGCTGCTGCTGCGCCACCCCGGGCAGGTACTCCCCCGCGAGACGATCATGGAGCGGGTGTGGGGCCGCGACTTCGGTCCCGACTCCAACTCCCTCGCCGTCTACGTCGGGTATCTGCGCCGCAAACTGGAGGCCGACGGCGAGCCACGGCTCGTCCACACGGCACATGGCGTCGGCTACCGGCTGGACCTGGCGTGA
- a CDS encoding DUF998 domain-containing protein — protein sequence MRNSMPAVGLFFLAPLIGEMLLGATSLDALALLPVLALLYGSGALLIRELVRRTGRGWGSILLLGAAYALLEEGLLDQMLFNADYSGNYDMVTVTPIPLVGTGAYGLISVLAVHALWSITVPIALMEALVPQRAERPWLGRTGFTVTAGLLVLGAVVVGWGSYDDSGYMAPWPLLAGTAAVVAALVAAAFLIPRPRAGLDSRGAPRPLFVGIASCAVTSAFWLVLQPSWLGVAAALAIAVAAAGLVHHWARARDWAPPHIFALAAGATLTYAWVGFGQTPDQGSAGTVNLAGHILLAGAAVALLCVAGRRVGARSA from the coding sequence ATGAGAAACAGCATGCCGGCGGTGGGACTCTTCTTCCTCGCGCCGTTGATCGGCGAGATGCTCCTCGGCGCGACCTCACTCGACGCCCTGGCGCTGCTGCCGGTCCTCGCACTCCTCTACGGAAGCGGGGCCCTGCTCATCCGCGAACTCGTCCGCAGGACCGGTCGCGGCTGGGGCTCCATCCTGCTGCTGGGCGCCGCGTACGCGCTGCTCGAAGAGGGCCTGCTGGACCAGATGCTGTTCAACGCCGACTACTCCGGCAACTACGACATGGTCACCGTGACGCCCATCCCCCTGGTCGGCACCGGCGCCTACGGCCTGATCTCCGTCCTGGCCGTGCACGCGCTGTGGAGCATCACCGTGCCGATCGCGCTCATGGAAGCCCTCGTCCCGCAGCGCGCTGAGCGTCCGTGGCTCGGCAGGACCGGGTTCACCGTCACGGCCGGACTGCTGGTGCTGGGGGCCGTGGTGGTCGGCTGGGGCAGCTACGACGACAGCGGTTACATGGCCCCTTGGCCGCTGCTGGCCGGCACGGCCGCCGTGGTGGCCGCGCTCGTGGCCGCCGCGTTCCTGATCCCCCGCCCGCGCGCCGGGCTCGACTCCCGCGGCGCTCCCCGGCCGCTGTTCGTCGGCATCGCCTCGTGCGCGGTCACCAGCGCCTTCTGGCTGGTTCTCCAGCCGAGCTGGCTGGGCGTGGCCGCCGCGCTCGCGATCGCCGTCGCGGCCGCGGGCCTTGTCCACCATTGGGCACGCGCGCGTGACTGGGCGCCGCCGCACATCTTCGCCCTGGCCGCCGGCGCCACGTTGACCTACGCCTGGGTCGGCTTCGGCCAGACCCCGGACCAGGGCTCCGCGGGCACCGTCAATCTCGCAGGCCACATCCTCCTGGCCGGCGCCGCCGTCGCCCTGCTCTGCGTCGCCGGGCGACGGGTGGGCGCCCGCTCCGCGTGA
- a CDS encoding sensor histidine kinase: protein MRRRPLRTRLTLAAAAAVAAVAVGLCAGSFVVIRHQLLHQLDLHLTQSARLATQQYGHEPSGVVQGQCRYLAAPACAQLVPAQPDDDPTQPYLLPVTDSTREVASGERGPYYSELRLSGHRARMLTTPLPEGRALQVAVRADTVDRGVRQAAVLLGGMGVAGVLLAGALGAWVSRTGLAPVSRLTATAERIAATRDARHRIELPPERAGQDDEITRLAASFNTMLDELEKSIGAQRRLVADASHELRTPLTALRTNAELLTRSSRLSDAQRERAAGALSRQLREVTLLVNDLVELARNEEPDPLIEEIRLADIVTHTVETARGHWPATPLTLSIAPEARTATVAGVPARLSRLLSSLLDNAAKFSPPGRPVEVTLTSVSDTLELTVRDHGPGISEQDLPYVFDRFYRARSARALPGSGLGLAMARQIAHAHHADLVAEPAPGGGAQFRLTIPHA, encoded by the coding sequence ATGCGCCGCCGTCCCCTGCGCACCCGGCTGACCCTCGCCGCCGCCGCGGCCGTGGCCGCCGTGGCCGTCGGCCTGTGCGCCGGCAGCTTCGTGGTGATCCGTCATCAGCTGCTGCACCAGCTCGACCTGCACCTGACGCAGTCCGCCCGGCTGGCCACCCAGCAGTACGGCCACGAGCCCTCGGGTGTGGTGCAGGGCCAGTGCCGCTACCTCGCCGCCCCGGCCTGCGCGCAGCTGGTCCCCGCGCAGCCGGACGACGACCCGACGCAGCCGTACCTCCTGCCGGTCACCGACTCCACGCGCGAGGTGGCCTCCGGCGAACGGGGGCCGTACTACAGCGAGTTGAGGCTGTCCGGTCACCGGGCCAGGATGCTCACGACACCGCTGCCCGAGGGACGCGCCCTCCAAGTCGCCGTGCGGGCGGACACCGTGGACCGGGGTGTGCGTCAGGCCGCGGTGCTGCTCGGCGGCATGGGAGTGGCCGGTGTGCTGCTGGCCGGCGCCCTCGGTGCCTGGGTATCGCGCACGGGACTCGCGCCCGTCAGCAGGCTCACCGCCACGGCCGAACGCATCGCCGCCACGCGCGATGCCCGGCACCGCATCGAACTGCCGCCGGAACGCGCCGGCCAGGACGACGAGATCACCCGTCTCGCCGCCTCCTTCAACACCATGCTCGACGAGCTGGAGAAGTCCATCGGCGCGCAACGACGCCTGGTCGCCGACGCCTCCCACGAACTGCGCACCCCGCTGACCGCGCTGCGCACCAACGCCGAGCTGCTCACCCGGAGTTCCCGCCTCAGCGACGCCCAGCGCGAGCGCGCGGCCGGCGCACTGAGCCGCCAGCTGCGCGAGGTCACCCTCCTCGTCAACGACCTGGTCGAGCTGGCCCGGAACGAGGAACCGGACCCGCTGATCGAGGAGATCCGTCTCGCGGACATCGTGACGCACACCGTCGAGACGGCACGCGGCCATTGGCCGGCCACCCCGCTCACCCTGTCGATCGCCCCCGAGGCGCGCACCGCCACCGTCGCAGGTGTGCCGGCTCGGCTCTCACGGCTGCTGTCGAGCCTGCTGGACAACGCGGCCAAGTTCAGCCCGCCGGGCCGCCCCGTCGAGGTCACGCTCACCTCCGTGTCGGACACCCTGGAGCTGACCGTCCGCGACCACGGCCCCGGCATCTCCGAACAGGATCTGCCCTACGTCTTCGACCGCTTCTACCGCGCCCGCAGCGCCCGCGCCCTGCCCGGGTCCGGCCTCGGCCTCGCCATGGCCCGCCAGATCGCGCACGCCCACCACGCCGACCTCGTCGCCGAACCCGCGCCCGGTGGCGGCGCCCAGTTCCGCCTCACGATTCCGCACGCCTAG
- a CDS encoding MFS transporter — protein sequence MLQDSPRGPAASPVVTPNRSGLVRAFFASLTGTALEWYDFAVYSAASALVFGDLFFPSEDPLTGTLLAFSTYAVGYVSRPLGGIVFGRLGDVIGRKKVLIATLVLIGAATFLIGLLPTHSSIGAAAPIALVVLRFAQGVGVGGEWGGAVLLSSEFGDPKKRGFFASAAQVGPPAGNLLANGVLAALGALLTEDQFLSWGWRVAFLVSGVLVGFGLWIRAKLEETPVFKAMEAEQSRPEAPVREVLTRQPRALIAAMLARVAPDVLYALFTVFVLTYATDELDMSRGSALTAVLIGSSLQIFLIPLAGALSDRVNRRLLYGCSAVGAGVWPFIFFNMVDGGSWGLLVLGVIVALVLHSLMYGPQAAFVAEQFSPRLRSTGSSLAYTLAGLIGGAIAPLLFTALLGSFNSWVPLAVYVAVTAAVTVTGLLLGRDAEAATDEDTELVAQATA from the coding sequence ATGCTGCAAGACTCCCCACGCGGCCCGGCCGCCTCACCGGTTGTCACCCCGAACCGCTCCGGTCTCGTCCGGGCCTTCTTCGCGAGCCTCACCGGCACCGCCCTGGAGTGGTACGACTTCGCGGTCTACTCCGCCGCGTCGGCCCTGGTCTTCGGCGACCTGTTCTTCCCCTCCGAGGACCCGCTCACCGGCACCCTGCTGGCCTTCTCCACGTACGCCGTCGGCTACGTCTCGCGCCCGCTCGGCGGCATCGTCTTCGGTCGGCTCGGCGATGTGATCGGCCGCAAGAAGGTGCTGATCGCGACGCTCGTGCTGATCGGCGCGGCCACGTTCCTGATCGGCCTGCTGCCCACCCACAGCAGCATCGGCGCCGCCGCTCCCATCGCCCTGGTCGTGCTGCGGTTCGCGCAGGGCGTGGGCGTCGGCGGCGAGTGGGGCGGCGCCGTGCTGCTCTCCAGCGAGTTCGGCGACCCGAAGAAGCGCGGCTTCTTCGCCTCGGCCGCACAGGTCGGACCGCCCGCCGGCAACCTCCTCGCCAACGGCGTCCTGGCGGCGCTCGGCGCCCTGCTGACCGAGGACCAGTTCCTCTCCTGGGGCTGGCGCGTCGCCTTCCTGGTCTCCGGCGTCCTGGTCGGATTCGGCCTGTGGATCCGCGCGAAGCTGGAGGAGACCCCGGTCTTCAAGGCGATGGAGGCCGAGCAGAGCCGCCCCGAGGCGCCGGTGCGCGAGGTGCTCACCCGGCAGCCCCGCGCCCTGATCGCGGCGATGCTCGCCCGCGTCGCCCCGGACGTGCTGTACGCGCTGTTCACCGTGTTCGTGCTGACCTACGCCACCGACGAGCTGGACATGTCGCGGGGGTCCGCGCTGACCGCCGTACTCATCGGCTCCTCGCTGCAGATCTTCCTGATCCCGCTCGCGGGAGCCCTGTCCGACCGCGTCAACAGGCGCCTGCTGTACGGATGTTCGGCCGTCGGCGCCGGTGTGTGGCCGTTCATCTTCTTCAACATGGTCGACGGCGGCTCGTGGGGTCTGCTCGTCCTCGGTGTGATCGTCGCGCTGGTCCTGCACTCGCTGATGTACGGCCCGCAGGCCGCGTTCGTCGCCGAACAGTTCTCGCCGCGGCTGCGTTCCACGGGCTCCTCGCTCGCGTATACGCTGGCCGGTCTGATCGGCGGCGCGATCGCTCCACTGCTGTTCACGGCGCTGCTCGGCTCGTTCAACAGCTGGGTGCCGCTCGCCGTATACGTTGCCGTCACCGCGGCCGTGACCGTCACCGGGCTCCTGCTGGGCCGCGACGCGGAGGCGGCCACGGACGAGGACACGGAGCTGGTCGCGCAGGCGACCGCCTGA
- a CDS encoding catalase, whose translation MSDDTAKATTTDAGVPVESDEHSLTVGAGGPILLQDSYLIEQMAQFNRERIPERQPHAKGSGAFGHFQVTADVSPYTKAALFQPGTRTELVTRFSTVAGERGSPDTWRDPRGFAVKFYTTEGNYDMVGNNTPVFFIKDPMKFQHFIRSQKRRADNNLRDHDMQWDFWTLSPESAHQVTWLMGDRGIPRTWRHMNGYTSHTYMWINAQGERFWVKYHFKTDQGIECFTQHEADQMCAADTDYHTRDLFEHIRDGEYPSWTLYVQIMPYDDAATYRFNPFDLTKVWPHADYPLVEVGKMTLDRNPTDNHAEIEQAAFQPNNLVPGIGPSPDRMLLGRLFSYADAHRHRIGGNYQQLPVNAPVAPVNTYSKDGAMAYRKTTDPVYAPNSKGGPAADTDRYGTPPSWSADGDITRAAYVDHAEDDDWGQAGTMVREVLDDAARDRLVDNVVGHLLNDVSEPVLHRAFEYWSNIDRTIGERIKQGVQAKAGEKDPKAAEQANPARSSMQDKA comes from the coding sequence ATGAGTGACGACACAGCCAAAGCGACGACCACGGATGCCGGCGTTCCGGTCGAAAGCGATGAGCACTCGCTCACGGTCGGCGCCGGCGGCCCGATCCTCCTGCAGGACTCCTATCTGATCGAGCAGATGGCGCAGTTCAACCGGGAGCGGATCCCGGAGCGGCAGCCGCACGCCAAGGGCAGCGGCGCCTTCGGCCACTTCCAGGTCACCGCCGACGTCAGCCCCTACACGAAGGCCGCGCTGTTCCAGCCCGGGACGCGGACCGAGCTGGTGACCCGGTTCTCCACGGTCGCCGGCGAGCGCGGGAGCCCGGACACCTGGCGCGACCCCCGCGGATTCGCGGTGAAGTTCTACACCACCGAGGGCAACTACGACATGGTGGGGAACAACACCCCGGTGTTCTTCATCAAGGACCCGATGAAGTTCCAGCACTTCATCCGCTCCCAGAAGCGCCGCGCGGACAACAACCTCCGCGACCACGACATGCAGTGGGACTTCTGGACCCTCTCGCCCGAGTCCGCGCACCAGGTCACCTGGCTGATGGGCGACCGGGGCATTCCGCGGACCTGGCGCCACATGAACGGCTACACGTCCCACACCTACATGTGGATCAACGCCCAGGGCGAGCGGTTCTGGGTGAAGTACCACTTCAAGACCGACCAGGGCATCGAGTGCTTCACCCAGCACGAGGCCGACCAGATGTGCGCGGCCGACACGGATTACCACACCCGTGATCTCTTCGAGCACATCCGCGACGGGGAGTACCCGAGCTGGACGCTGTACGTGCAGATCATGCCGTACGACGACGCCGCCACGTACCGCTTCAACCCGTTCGACCTGACCAAGGTGTGGCCGCACGCCGACTACCCGCTGGTCGAGGTCGGCAAGATGACGCTCGACCGCAATCCGACGGACAACCACGCGGAGATCGAGCAGGCGGCGTTCCAGCCGAACAACCTGGTCCCGGGGATCGGCCCGAGCCCCGACCGGATGCTGCTCGGCCGGCTGTTCTCCTACGCCGACGCGCACCGGCACCGGATCGGGGGCAACTACCAGCAGCTGCCGGTCAACGCTCCCGTCGCGCCCGTGAACACGTACTCCAAAGACGGGGCCATGGCCTACCGCAAGACCACGGACCCGGTGTACGCGCCGAACTCCAAGGGCGGCCCGGCGGCCGACACGGACCGCTACGGCACACCGCCCAGCTGGTCCGCGGACGGTGACATCACCCGCGCCGCCTACGTCGACCACGCCGAGGACGACGACTGGGGCCAGGCGGGCACGATGGTCCGCGAGGTCCTCGACGACGCCGCGCGCGACCGTCTCGTGGACAACGTCGTCGGCCACCTGCTCAACGACGTGAGCGAGCCGGTGCTGCACCGTGCGTTCGAGTACTGGTCCAACATCGACCGGACCATCGGTGAGCGCATCAAGCAGGGCGTGCAGGCCAAGGCCGGCGAGAAGGACCCCAAGGCGGCGGAGCAGGCCAACCCGGCGCGCAGCAGCATGCAGGACAAGGCCTGA
- a CDS encoding CGNR zinc finger domain-containing protein, giving the protein MIDPGQQDTLLELLNTTPVTNGTPTDELADREAAKAWQKAHGGSGSTRELAHLVQARDALQEVVRGARPTTSLAPILEGVRSRPHLSPDGVTWELDVPAERRPAVEAVLAWSALQKAKPGRLRPCANPECRLFLLDRSKTNRARWCSMAVCGNRMKARRHYQRTRDGVAE; this is encoded by the coding sequence GTGATCGACCCCGGGCAGCAGGACACACTGCTGGAACTCCTCAACACCACACCGGTGACCAACGGAACGCCTACGGACGAGTTGGCCGACCGTGAAGCGGCCAAGGCGTGGCAGAAGGCGCACGGCGGCAGCGGCAGCACCCGGGAACTCGCTCACCTGGTGCAGGCGCGCGACGCCTTGCAGGAGGTGGTGCGCGGCGCCCGGCCGACCACGTCACTGGCCCCGATCCTTGAGGGCGTGCGCTCCCGGCCGCACCTCTCCCCCGACGGCGTGACCTGGGAGCTCGACGTCCCCGCGGAGCGCCGACCGGCTGTGGAAGCGGTCCTGGCATGGAGTGCGCTACAGAAGGCGAAGCCCGGTCGGCTGCGTCCGTGCGCCAACCCGGAGTGCCGCCTGTTCCTCCTCGACCGCAGCAAGACCAACCGGGCCCGCTGGTGCTCCATGGCCGTCTGCGGAAACCGGATGAAGGCGAGGCGCCACTACCAGCGCACCCGCGACGGGGTCGCCGAGTAG
- a CDS encoding DUF2848 domain-containing protein yields the protein MTLLTFDLPDGSTRDVDVVQVLNAGYAGRSQDDVAAHVAELAELGVPAPTTTPALYPISPYLAQQTERVAVQHGRTSGEAEWALVVAQDGELLLTAACDHTDRELEVHGVAWSKNASPDVLARRAWSLSDVEGRLDDLTLRAWVTVKGEESLIQDGSLAELLTPSYWAEVLRERGELLPGTVLISGTIPMAEGVDQFGEAWRVELSDPSTGDTITLAYAVTPLPVPIG from the coding sequence ATGACGCTGCTCACGTTCGACCTGCCCGACGGCTCCACCCGCGACGTGGACGTCGTCCAGGTCCTCAACGCCGGATACGCCGGGCGCAGCCAGGACGATGTCGCCGCGCACGTCGCCGAACTCGCCGAACTCGGCGTCCCCGCGCCGACCACCACCCCGGCCCTGTACCCCATCTCCCCCTACCTCGCGCAGCAGACCGAGCGGGTCGCGGTGCAGCACGGACGGACCTCGGGCGAGGCGGAGTGGGCGCTCGTCGTGGCGCAGGACGGCGAGCTGCTGCTCACGGCCGCGTGCGACCACACGGACCGCGAACTCGAGGTGCACGGCGTGGCCTGGAGCAAGAACGCGAGCCCGGATGTCCTGGCCCGCCGCGCCTGGAGCCTCTCGGACGTCGAGGGCCGCCTGGACGACCTGACGCTGCGCGCGTGGGTCACGGTGAAGGGCGAGGAGTCCCTGATCCAGGACGGCTCCCTCGCGGAGCTGCTCACGCCGTCGTACTGGGCCGAGGTGCTGCGCGAGCGCGGTGAGCTGCTCCCCGGCACGGTGCTGATCTCCGGGACCATCCCGATGGCGGAGGGCGTGGACCAGTTCGGCGAGGCCTGGCGGGTGGAGCTGTCCGACCCGTCGACCGGTGACACCATCACGCTGGCCTACGCGGTGACACCGCTGCCGGTGCCGATCGGCTGA